A window of the Methyloprofundus sp. genome harbors these coding sequences:
- a CDS encoding UDP-glucuronate 4-epimerase: MKVLVTGTAGFIGNHLAIKLLERGDEVVGVDNLNDYYDVNLKLARLDRIKDHANFTDIRADIADRAAMEKLFEEHKPQRVVNLAAQAGVRYSIENPHAYIDSNIVGFLNILEGCRHNDVEHLVYASSSSVYGANESMPFSVHDNVDHPLSLYAASKKSNELMAHTYSNLYDLPTTGLRFFTVYGPWGRPDMALFLFTKAIKEGKTIQVFNYGKHRRDFTYIDDIVEGIIRTLDNVAQPNPEWSGKNPDSGSSKAPWRVYNIGNQSPVELMDYIETLEKYLGKTAEKELLPLQPGDVPDTYADVEALVRDVGYKPNTTIDQGIDKFVTWYDSYYQ; this comes from the coding sequence ATGAAAGTATTGGTAACCGGAACAGCTGGGTTTATTGGTAACCATCTCGCCATCAAGCTATTAGAACGTGGCGATGAAGTGGTAGGGGTTGATAACTTAAATGATTATTATGATGTGAATTTAAAATTAGCCCGCTTGGATCGTATTAAAGATCATGCTAATTTTACTGATATCAGAGCTGATATTGCTGATAGAGCAGCAATGGAGAAATTGTTTGAGGAGCATAAGCCGCAACGCGTCGTTAATTTAGCAGCACAAGCGGGCGTGCGTTATTCTATTGAAAATCCGCATGCTTATATTGACAGTAATATAGTCGGGTTTTTGAATATCTTAGAAGGTTGTCGACATAATGATGTTGAGCATTTGGTTTATGCATCCAGTAGTTCGGTGTATGGTGCTAACGAAAGCATGCCTTTTTCAGTGCATGATAATGTTGATCATCCATTAAGCTTATATGCGGCCTCTAAAAAGTCTAATGAATTAATGGCACATACTTATAGTAATTTGTATGATTTGCCGACTACGGGACTGCGATTTTTTACTGTGTATGGCCCTTGGGGACGACCTGATATGGCTTTGTTTCTATTTACCAAAGCGATAAAAGAAGGCAAAACTATTCAAGTTTTTAATTACGGCAAGCATCGCAGAGATTTTACCTATATTGATGATATTGTCGAAGGTATTATTAGAACCCTAGATAATGTTGCTCAGCCTAACCCTGAATGGAGTGGTAAAAATCCAGATTCAGGAAGCAGTAAAGCGCCTTGGCGAGTGTATAATATTGGTAACCAAAGTCCAGTTGAATTGATGGACTATATTGAAACGCTAGAAAAATATTTAGGTAAAACTGCAGAAAAGGAATTGCTACCCCTCCAGCCTGGTGATGTGCCAGATACCTATGCCGATGTTGAGGCACTAGTGAGAGATGTAGGCTATAAGCCAAACACAACGATAGATCAGGGGATTGATAAGTTTGTTACTTGGTATGATAGTTACTATCAATAA
- a CDS encoding UDP-N-acetyl-D-galactosamine dehydrogenase, producing MLENTKIAMIGLGYVGLPLAVEFGKKYEVVGFDISQPRIDELNTGHDHTLEVSDEELLEATHLSYTADIEELKSCNIYIVTVPTPIDEYKQPDLSPLEKASALLGRVVKQDDIIIYESTVYPGATEEVCVPILEDASDLKFNEGFFVGYSPERINPGDKEHRVTTILKVTAGSTPEIAEKVDQLYKSVITAGTHKASSIKVAEAAKVIENTQRDVNIALINELALIFNRLGIDTEEVLIAAGTKWNFLPFRPGLVGGHCIGVDPYYLTYKAQSIGYNPEIILSGRRINDGMGEYVVSRLIKLMLKNSLPVKNSDILIMGLTFKENCPDLRNTRVVDIITELKTYGINIHVYDPWVDPEEALQEYGIQPINSLDAGKFDAILLAVAHEQFKQMDIKEIRALGKPDSVIYDLKYLFPADQTDERL from the coding sequence ATGTTAGAAAATACAAAAATTGCCATGATTGGCTTAGGCTATGTTGGTTTGCCTTTAGCTGTTGAGTTCGGTAAAAAATATGAGGTTGTTGGTTTTGATATTAGTCAACCACGAATAGATGAACTGAATACGGGGCATGATCATACTCTAGAAGTAAGTGATGAGGAGTTGTTGGAAGCAACGCACTTAAGCTACACGGCTGATATTGAAGAACTAAAATCATGTAATATCTATATTGTCACCGTACCGACTCCTATTGACGAATATAAGCAGCCTGATTTATCACCACTTGAAAAAGCGAGTGCTTTATTGGGTAGGGTAGTCAAGCAAGATGATATTATTATTTATGAATCAACTGTTTATCCAGGAGCGACTGAAGAAGTTTGTGTACCCATTTTGGAAGATGCTTCTGACCTAAAATTTAATGAAGGTTTTTTTGTAGGATATAGTCCTGAACGGATTAACCCAGGCGATAAGGAACACCGAGTTACAACTATTCTAAAAGTAACCGCGGGTTCAACACCTGAGATTGCAGAAAAAGTTGATCAGTTGTATAAGAGTGTTATTACTGCCGGAACGCATAAAGCGAGTAGTATTAAAGTGGCTGAAGCAGCAAAAGTGATTGAGAATACTCAGCGTGATGTTAATATTGCCCTCATTAATGAACTTGCCTTAATTTTTAATCGTCTAGGTATTGACACTGAAGAAGTTTTGATTGCTGCTGGTACCAAGTGGAACTTTTTACCATTTCGTCCTGGATTAGTGGGCGGGCATTGTATAGGCGTTGACCCGTATTACTTAACTTATAAAGCGCAATCTATTGGTTATAATCCGGAAATTATTTTATCGGGAAGACGTATTAATGATGGCATGGGTGAATATGTGGTGTCACGATTGATTAAATTGATGCTGAAAAATAGTTTGCCTGTGAAAAATTCAGACATTTTAATCATGGGCTTAACTTTTAAAGAAAACTGTCCTGATTTACGTAACACTCGTGTTGTTGATATTATTACTGAATTGAAGACTTATGGCATCAATATTCATGTGTATGATCCATGGGTTGATCCTGAAGAAGCACTGCAAGAATATGGTATTCAGCCAATAAACAGCCTAGATGCAGGTAAGTTTGATGCAATTTTATTAGCCGTTGCACATGAACAATTTAAGCAAATGGATATTAAAGAGATTAGAGCTTTAGGTAAGCCTGATTCAGTTATTTATGATTTGAAATATTTGTTCCCTGCTGACCAAACTGACGAGCGCTTATAG
- a CDS encoding UDP-N-acetyl-D-mannosaminuronic acid dehydrogenase: protein MQKAEFNKVSVIGLGYIGLPTAAVIASRGVEVIGVDISQHAVDTINQGKIHIVEPDLDMLVQSAVTTGKLKATTEPEAADVFMIAVPTPFSDGYKPDVSYIEAAVKKIAPVLQKGNLVILESTSPVGTTEKMSEWMSEIRADLNFPHQNSEQADIQIAHCPERVLPGYVIQELVSNDRVIGGLTPYCAERAKALYEIFVKANCIITDARTAEMAKLTENSFRDVNIAFANELSIICDKLNINVWELIKLANRHPRVNILNPGPGVGGHCIAVDPWFIVDSSPEEARLIRTAREVNDSKPEFVLNKVRKVAGAFKQPKIALLGLAFKADIDDLRESPAVGIAEKVIQEAIGEVLIVEPHIRELPAKLKNDNVSLVSLSDSLSEANIIVTLTDHTVFKQVKRSLLQEKVIIDARGIWEKD from the coding sequence ATGCAGAAAGCAGAGTTTAATAAGGTTTCCGTTATTGGGTTGGGTTATATTGGCTTGCCAACGGCAGCCGTTATTGCTTCCAGAGGCGTGGAAGTTATCGGCGTTGATATTTCTCAACATGCGGTTGATACCATTAATCAGGGTAAAATTCATATCGTTGAGCCTGATTTAGATATGTTGGTACAAAGTGCTGTTACCACGGGTAAATTAAAGGCTACTACAGAGCCTGAAGCTGCTGATGTTTTTATGATAGCAGTGCCGACTCCTTTTTCAGATGGGTATAAGCCAGATGTTTCTTATATAGAGGCTGCCGTTAAAAAAATTGCCCCTGTTTTACAGAAAGGTAATTTAGTTATTTTGGAATCAACTTCGCCAGTGGGTACGACTGAGAAAATGTCGGAATGGATGAGTGAAATCAGAGCTGATTTGAACTTTCCACATCAAAATAGTGAGCAAGCAGATATCCAGATTGCACATTGTCCTGAGCGAGTATTGCCTGGCTATGTTATTCAAGAATTAGTCTCTAATGATCGTGTTATTGGAGGCTTAACGCCATACTGTGCAGAGAGAGCTAAAGCTTTATATGAGATTTTTGTGAAAGCAAATTGTATCATTACTGATGCGCGTACTGCCGAAATGGCTAAATTGACTGAAAATTCATTTAGAGATGTTAATATTGCTTTTGCTAATGAGCTGTCTATTATTTGTGATAAATTAAATATTAATGTGTGGGAGTTGATTAAATTAGCGAATCGGCATCCACGGGTTAATATTTTAAACCCAGGGCCAGGTGTCGGTGGTCATTGTATTGCTGTTGATCCATGGTTTATCGTTGACTCTAGCCCTGAAGAAGCTCGTTTAATTAGAACGGCTAGAGAAGTAAATGACAGTAAACCTGAATTTGTATTAAACAAGGTTAGGAAAGTGGCAGGCGCATTTAAGCAGCCTAAAATAGCGCTATTAGGTCTGGCATTTAAAGCTGATATTGATGATTTAAGAGAGAGTCCTGCAGTTGGCATTGCTGAAAAAGTGATTCAGGAAGCAATTGGTGAGGTTTTAATAGTAGAACCTCATATTAGAGAATTACCTGCAAAATTAAAAAATGATAATGTTAGTCTGGTTAGCTTAAGTGATAGTTTGTCTGAGGCAAATATTATCGTGACCTTGACTGACCACACTGTCTTTAAACAGGTAAAACGGTCATTGTTACAAGAAAAAGTTATTATTGATGCGCGTGGTATTTGGGAGAAGGATTAA
- a CDS encoding phosphate starvation-inducible protein PhoH and related proteins, with protein sequence MEVLELTLEPADNQRLANLCGQFNSHLQQIESRLNVEIANRGNQFKITGLAQATKATEALLHKIFIETEHEEITPEQVHLSMQEASLDDILQETLEGDKQEQVFIKTKRSVLKGRGANQQSYLQKIMGNDINFGVGPAGTGKTYLAVACAVEALQSEQVRRIILVRPAVEAGEKLGFLPGDMAQKVDPYLRPLYDALYEMLGFERAEKLIERKVIEVAPLAFMRGRTLNDSFIILDEAQNTTNEQIKMFLTRVGFGSTAVITGDITQIDLPNANMSGLKHVLKVLKEVNGISFTFFSAKDVVRHPLVQRIVVAYENYERAQN encoded by the coding sequence ATGGAAGTATTGGAATTAACCTTAGAGCCGGCAGATAATCAACGTTTGGCTAATTTGTGTGGTCAGTTTAATTCACATTTGCAGCAAATAGAGAGCCGCTTAAATGTTGAAATTGCAAATCGTGGCAATCAATTTAAAATTACTGGGCTAGCTCAAGCCACTAAAGCAACAGAAGCTTTATTGCATAAAATATTTATTGAGACAGAGCATGAAGAAATTACTCCTGAACAAGTTCACTTATCTATGCAAGAAGCCAGTTTAGATGACATATTACAAGAAACACTTGAGGGCGATAAACAAGAGCAAGTGTTTATTAAAACTAAGCGTAGTGTTTTAAAAGGGCGAGGTGCTAACCAACAAAGTTATTTGCAGAAAATAATGGGCAATGATATCAATTTTGGTGTTGGTCCTGCAGGTACAGGTAAAACTTATCTCGCAGTTGCTTGTGCAGTTGAGGCATTACAATCTGAGCAGGTTCGTCGTATTATATTAGTCCGGCCTGCTGTTGAGGCTGGAGAAAAGTTAGGTTTTTTGCCAGGAGATATGGCGCAAAAAGTGGATCCTTATTTAAGACCCCTTTATGACGCCTTGTATGAAATGTTAGGCTTTGAGCGTGCAGAAAAATTGATTGAGCGTAAAGTTATTGAGGTTGCTCCATTAGCATTTATGCGCGGACGAACCTTGAATGATTCCTTTATTATTTTGGATGAAGCGCAAAACACTACTAATGAACAAATTAAAATGTTTTTAACGCGGGTAGGTTTTGGGTCAACAGCTGTTATTACGGGCGATATTACCCAGATTGATTTACCTAATGCTAATATGTCTGGTTTAAAGCATGTCTTAAAGGTGTTAAAAGAAGTTAATGGGATCAGTTTTACTTTTTTTTCAGCTAAAGATGTTGTACGGCACCCTTTAGTTCAGCGGATTGTTGTTGCCTATGAAAATTATGAGCGAGCCCAAAATTAA
- a CDS encoding protein-tyrosine kinase, which yields MKERTVDILEKALEKSDGNEQNNVGLERALEKLEQDGETATSLEQALDENESLIGSKQAEVSIDQAIVEPVQTNRGSFTEVPDKPNSELSSETATANKLIANINWGQLAHDGFLTKEQQNPALVDEYRSIKRPLLYNAFGEGAEGITRSNLILVTSSVPGEGKTYNAINLALSIANERDKKVLLIDADVAKPSIAKRLGIKGSPGLIEYLESDELDFTDISLKTDLPGLQIIPAGKQHAFSTELLSSNKMVQFVDELSQRYPDRIVIFDSPPLLAATQAEVLSSLVGQVVFVIGAETTMQNAVNDALKKIQGADIVLALLNKARQGLNINYYGYNYGQYGQD from the coding sequence GTGAAGGAGAGAACAGTGGATATTTTAGAGAAAGCATTAGAAAAATCAGATGGAAATGAGCAGAATAATGTGGGTTTAGAACGAGCGTTGGAAAAATTAGAACAGGATGGAGAAACTGCAACTAGTTTAGAGCAAGCGTTAGATGAAAATGAGTCGTTAATTGGGTCTAAGCAAGCTGAAGTTAGTATAGATCAGGCTATAGTTGAACCTGTACAAACCAATAGAGGTAGCTTTACAGAGGTTCCTGATAAGCCTAATTCTGAATTAAGCTCTGAAACAGCTACAGCTAACAAATTAATAGCTAATATTAATTGGGGGCAATTAGCTCATGATGGTTTTTTAACTAAAGAGCAGCAAAATCCTGCTTTGGTTGATGAATATCGCAGTATCAAAAGGCCATTACTTTATAACGCTTTTGGAGAAGGTGCGGAAGGAATTACTAGAAGTAATTTAATTTTAGTAACAAGTAGCGTTCCAGGGGAAGGGAAAACTTATAATGCAATAAATTTGGCACTTAGTATTGCTAATGAAAGAGATAAAAAAGTATTGCTAATTGATGCTGATGTGGCAAAACCTTCTATTGCCAAAAGACTGGGTATAAAAGGTTCACCAGGGCTAATTGAATATTTGGAGAGTGATGAGCTTGATTTTACTGATATTAGTTTAAAAACTGATTTGCCTGGGTTACAAATTATTCCTGCAGGGAAACAACATGCTTTTTCAACAGAGCTGTTAAGTAGCAATAAAATGGTTCAATTTGTTGATGAGTTGAGTCAACGCTACCCAGATCGTATCGTTATTTTTGATTCACCACCATTATTAGCAGCGACTCAAGCAGAAGTTCTGTCGAGTTTAGTAGGACAAGTTGTGTTTGTCATTGGAGCAGAAACAACCATGCAAAATGCGGTTAATGACGCGCTTAAAAAAATACAAGGAGCTGACATTGTTTTGGCTTTGTTGAATAAAGCAAGGCAAGGCCTTAATATTAATTATTATGGTTATAATTATGGGCAATATGGCCAAGACTAG
- a CDS encoding magnesium and cobalt transporter: protein MVEEVLGSNKPLQKSWLERIGQMIGSEPQDREDLLDILREAEEKHLLDKYALKMLEGVLQVSEQRARDVMVPRKKMIVLQKDALLNNVYPIVIEYGHSRFPVITEDKSEVVGILLAKDLLTHALDKKEITVSQLMRDAMVVPESKRLNVLLKEFRAKRNHMAIVVDEYGAVAGIVTIEDVLEQIVGEIEDEHDYEDEQYITKRNDKEYIVQALTPLDEFNAYFSASFDNEEFDTIGGFIVGRLEHMPKKGEKVEQGKYRFEVIRADGRCVHLLKLKIKN, encoded by the coding sequence ATGGTTGAAGAGGTGCTAGGTAGTAATAAGCCTCTGCAAAAAAGCTGGCTTGAACGCATTGGGCAAATGATAGGTAGTGAGCCACAAGATAGAGAGGATTTGCTTGATATTTTAAGGGAGGCGGAGGAGAAGCATCTTTTAGATAAATATGCGTTAAAAATGCTGGAAGGCGTTTTGCAAGTTTCTGAACAGCGCGCCCGAGATGTTATGGTACCGCGAAAAAAAATGATAGTGTTGCAAAAGGATGCATTATTAAATAATGTATATCCAATTGTTATTGAATATGGACATTCACGTTTTCCAGTGATTACTGAAGATAAAAGTGAAGTAGTTGGCATTTTATTAGCTAAAGATCTGTTGACACATGCCTTAGATAAAAAGGAAATTACAGTCTCGCAACTTATGCGTGATGCAATGGTAGTTCCGGAAAGTAAACGCTTGAATGTTTTATTAAAGGAGTTTCGTGCAAAGCGTAATCATATGGCTATTGTAGTTGACGAGTATGGAGCTGTTGCTGGAATTGTCACCATTGAGGATGTGTTAGAGCAGATTGTTGGCGAAATAGAAGATGAGCATGATTATGAAGATGAGCAATATATAACTAAGAGAAACGACAAAGAATATATTGTGCAAGCACTCACACCCTTGGATGAATTTAATGCCTATTTCTCAGCAAGTTTTGATAATGAAGAATTTGATACAATCGGTGGTTTTATCGTGGGGCGTTTGGAGCATATGCCAAAGAAAGGAGAGAAAGTTGAGCAAGGTAAATACAGGTTTGAAGTAATAAGGGCTGATGGCCGATGCGTGCATTTGCTAAAATTAAAAATTAAAAATTAA
- a CDS encoding probable rRNA maturation factor yields the protein MLIRELEVQRVATFNNIPSDELFQVWVEKALSEYHKNAEIVIRIVDIKEITELNIQYRLKEGATNILSFPFDAPEGVEGINLLGDLVVCAKVLEQEAQAQQKLLNNHWAHIIIHGVLHLLGYDHINDKDALEMESKEIFILQQLDIENPYQEIETNG from the coding sequence ATGCTAATACGAGAACTTGAAGTTCAGCGGGTAGCCACATTTAACAATATTCCAAGTGATGAATTATTCCAAGTATGGGTGGAGAAGGCTTTATCAGAATATCATAAAAATGCTGAGATTGTGATTCGTATCGTAGATATTAAAGAAATTACCGAGTTAAATATCCAATACAGATTGAAAGAGGGGGCGACAAATATTTTGAGTTTTCCTTTTGATGCTCCTGAAGGTGTAGAAGGTATTAATCTATTAGGTGACTTAGTGGTCTGTGCTAAAGTTTTGGAACAAGAGGCGCAAGCACAACAAAAGTTATTAAATAACCATTGGGCGCATATTATTATACATGGTGTGCTACACTTACTGGGCTATGACCATATTAATGATAAGGATGCTTTAGAAATGGAGAGTAAAGAGATTTTTATTTTACAACAACTAGATATTGAAAACCCTTATCAGGAGATTGAGACAAATGGTTGA
- a CDS encoding GTP cyclohydrolase II produces MLHYFTNTLDDKEHIALVYGDVAHKKSVPVRIHSECFTGDVLGSRRCDCGEQLDQALQLISEYGYGVLIYLRQEGRGIGLLKKLQAYNLQDEGMDTVDANIHLGHLPDEREYTLAALMIENLAMESIQLMTNNPNKIEQLRSLGVQVDDRIAIEIESNCDNREYLKTKAHKMDHLLSNSKK; encoded by the coding sequence GTGCTGCATTATTTTACCAATACCTTAGATGATAAGGAGCATATTGCCTTAGTATATGGTGATGTGGCACATAAGAAAAGTGTGCCTGTGCGCATTCATTCAGAATGTTTTACAGGTGATGTTTTAGGTTCTCGGCGTTGTGATTGTGGTGAGCAATTAGATCAAGCCTTGCAGCTTATTAGCGAATATGGTTATGGGGTACTTATTTATTTACGTCAAGAAGGGCGAGGCATAGGCTTGCTTAAAAAATTGCAAGCCTATAATTTACAAGATGAGGGGATGGATACCGTGGACGCAAATATCCATTTAGGTCATTTGCCAGATGAGCGAGAATATACTTTAGCCGCATTAATGATAGAGAATCTTGCAATGGAGTCTATTCAGTTAATGACCAATAACCCAAATAAAATTGAACAATTGCGCTCTTTAGGAGTGCAAGTAGATGATCGAATTGCGATTGAAATTGAGTCTAATTGTGATAATCGAGAGTACTTAAAGACTAAAGCACATAAGATGGATCACTTGTTGAGTAACTCAAAAAAATAG
- a CDS encoding tRNA-2-methylthio-N6-dimethylallyladenosine synthase has product MTQKLFILTTGCQMNEYDSDKMLDVLKASHAMELTETPEEADVLLLNTCSIREKAQEKVFSLLGRWRKIKAKRPDVIIGVGGCVASQEGAAIQKRAPFVDIVFGPQTLHRLPELLNKARSGVKRVVDISFPEIEKFDSLPEPRAEGPKAFVSVMEGCSKYCTFCVVPYTRGEEISRPVNDVLAEINSLAAQGVREVNLLGQNVNAYRGLMEDGDIADFALLLHFVASIEGIGRIRFTTSHPVEFTDELVEAFAEIPELVNHLHLPVQSGSDRVLTMMKRGHVRADYIATMEKVKQVRPGISLSSDFIIGFPGETDQDFADTMDLIEQVGFDFSYSFVYSSRPGTPAADFPDDTSEETKKERLTILQKRLDEMTMAISSSMVDTVQAVLVEGISKKNQLQVTGRTENNRVVNFIGHPRLAGQFVDVLITEALPNSLRGRVLESSLDKIVAEV; this is encoded by the coding sequence ATGACTCAGAAACTATTTATTTTGACAACGGGTTGTCAAATGAACGAGTATGATTCCGATAAAATGTTGGATGTACTTAAAGCCTCGCATGCAATGGAACTAACAGAAACGCCTGAAGAAGCGGATGTTTTGCTGTTAAATACGTGTTCTATTCGAGAAAAGGCACAAGAAAAAGTTTTTTCTTTACTTGGTCGTTGGCGAAAAATTAAAGCAAAACGTCCTGATGTCATTATAGGTGTGGGCGGTTGTGTTGCCAGTCAAGAGGGGGCCGCAATTCAAAAACGAGCACCTTTCGTAGATATAGTTTTCGGCCCACAAACATTACACCGCTTACCTGAATTATTAAATAAGGCTCGTAGTGGTGTAAAACGGGTAGTCGATATTTCCTTTCCTGAAATTGAAAAATTTGATTCATTGCCTGAACCTAGAGCAGAAGGGCCAAAAGCATTTGTTTCTGTTATGGAAGGTTGTAGTAAGTATTGTACTTTTTGTGTAGTTCCTTATACACGTGGTGAGGAAATTAGCCGGCCAGTTAATGATGTACTTGCTGAAATTAACTCATTAGCTGCACAAGGCGTGCGCGAAGTTAATTTGTTAGGTCAAAATGTTAATGCTTATCGTGGTCTCATGGAAGATGGCGACATTGCTGATTTTGCCTTGTTATTACATTTTGTGGCTAGCATTGAAGGTATCGGTCGTATTCGTTTTACTACATCACACCCAGTTGAGTTTACAGACGAATTAGTTGAGGCGTTTGCAGAAATACCAGAGTTAGTTAATCACTTACACCTGCCAGTACAAAGTGGTAGCGACCGTGTGTTGACAATGATGAAGCGTGGGCATGTACGTGCTGATTATATAGCAACAATGGAAAAGGTTAAGCAAGTACGCCCAGGTATTAGTTTATCTTCTGACTTTATTATTGGCTTTCCTGGTGAAACTGATCAGGACTTTGCGGATACCATGGACTTAATTGAGCAAGTCGGTTTTGATTTTTCTTATAGCTTTGTTTATAGTTCTCGACCTGGAACGCCAGCAGCTGACTTTCCTGATGATACTTCTGAAGAAACCAAAAAAGAGCGACTCACTATATTGCAGAAAAGATTAGATGAAATGACCATGGCTATTTCGAGCTCTATGGTAGATACAGTACAGGCTGTATTAGTAGAAGGTATTTCTAAAAAAAATCAATTACAAGTAACAGGGCGTACAGAAAATAATCGAGTGGTCAATTTTATTGGGCACCCACGCTTAGCTGGGCAATTTGTTGATGTGTTGATTACTGAGGCTTTACCTAATTCATTGCGTGGTCGAGTGCTTGAGTCCTCTTTAGATAAGATTGTGGCTGAGGTTTAA
- a CDS encoding polysaccharide biosynthesis/export protein, with translation MRLINYKLMILLLGTLIVGGCSYPELKDDATLTGDYTYLIGPGDNVNIFVWGHPDVSQSVPVRPDGKITMPLVEDVLVSGKTPYELARAMEKELAVYIRDPKVVVMVTGFTGVDAQQIRIVGQIGGGGGSGGGGGGGGGGGGSSGGGGNSSRYSGQKIPYSKGMTLLDVIISIGSIGQYADGNRASIIRKINGKQQQFGLKIDDLIEDADISKNVRMMPGDILVIPEAYF, from the coding sequence ATGAGACTTATTAATTATAAGTTAATGATTTTACTGTTGGGTACTTTAATTGTTGGTGGTTGTTCTTACCCTGAATTAAAAGATGATGCTACATTAACTGGGGACTATACCTATCTGATTGGCCCTGGAGATAATGTTAATATTTTCGTTTGGGGACACCCAGATGTATCTCAGTCAGTGCCTGTTCGGCCTGATGGGAAAATTACCATGCCTTTAGTAGAAGATGTTTTAGTTAGTGGTAAAACCCCATACGAATTGGCACGCGCAATGGAAAAAGAGTTGGCTGTTTATATTAGAGACCCTAAAGTAGTGGTTATGGTTACTGGGTTTACAGGTGTCGATGCGCAGCAGATTCGCATAGTAGGGCAAATTGGTGGTGGCGGCGGCAGTGGCGGCGGTGGCGGCGGTGGCGGCGGCGGCGGCGGCAGCAGTGGCGGCGGCGGTAACAGTAGTCGCTATAGCGGACAGAAAATCCCTTACTCTAAAGGCATGACTTTGTTAGATGTTATTATTAGTATTGGTAGTATTGGTCAGTATGCTGATGGTAATAGAGCGAGTATTATCCGTAAAATCAATGGTAAACAGCAACAGTTTGGCTTAAAAATTGATGATTTAATTGAAGATGCAGATATTTCCAAAAATGTCAGAATGATGCCTGGTGATATCTTGGTGATTCCTGAAGCATATTTTTAG
- a CDS encoding UDP-N-acetylglucosamine 2-epimerase (non-hydrolysing): METVKQQRILIIFGTRPEAIKMAPVVKAFQNDARFITKVCVTAQHRDMLDQVLELFAIEPEFDLDIMQKNQGLTGITSAILHGLEPVLQEFMPDRVLVHGDTSTTFAASLAAYYQKVPIGHVEAGLRTHNIYSPWPEEANRKLTGAIADLHFAPTETARDNLLQENVADSHISITGNTVIDALCHVEASIKNDAQLRAKLASRFPFIKADKKIILVTGHRRESFGDGFENICQALRRLAKRDDVQIIYPVHLNPHVREPVNRLLKGVPHIHLIEPQDYLPFVYLMTLAYIILTDSGGIQEEAPSLGKPVLVMRDTTERPEAVTAGTVKLVGADKIKIITNVVSLLDNPDEYRKMSVAHNPYGDGKASQRIVEGVAVNAESRV; this comes from the coding sequence TTGGAAACAGTGAAGCAACAAAGAATTTTAATTATTTTTGGAACACGCCCAGAGGCTATTAAAATGGCTCCTGTGGTGAAGGCGTTTCAAAATGATGCGCGGTTTATCACTAAGGTATGTGTGACTGCACAACATAGGGATATGCTAGATCAGGTATTGGAACTGTTTGCAATAGAGCCTGAATTTGATCTAGATATCATGCAGAAGAATCAAGGCTTAACCGGGATAACCAGTGCAATTTTGCATGGTTTGGAACCTGTTTTGCAAGAGTTTATGCCTGATAGGGTATTGGTACATGGTGATACATCAACAACCTTTGCTGCGAGTTTGGCGGCTTATTATCAAAAGGTACCTATAGGTCATGTTGAGGCAGGGTTGCGAACGCATAATATTTATTCTCCTTGGCCAGAAGAGGCTAACCGTAAATTAACGGGAGCTATTGCTGATTTGCACTTTGCACCTACCGAGACTGCTAGGGATAATTTACTGCAAGAAAATGTAGCGGATAGTCATATTAGCATTACTGGAAACACCGTGATTGATGCATTATGTCATGTGGAAGCTTCCATAAAAAATGATGCGCAATTAAGGGCTAAGTTAGCGAGCCGTTTCCCTTTTATTAAGGCTGATAAAAAAATTATCTTAGTGACAGGGCATCGGCGAGAAAGTTTTGGTGATGGGTTTGAAAATATTTGCCAGGCACTGAGAAGGTTAGCTAAGCGGGACGATGTGCAAATTATTTACCCTGTACACCTTAACCCGCATGTGCGCGAGCCAGTTAATCGTTTATTAAAGGGTGTGCCGCACATACATTTGATTGAGCCTCAAGACTATTTGCCGTTTGTTTATTTAATGACACTTGCTTATATTATCCTAACAGATTCAGGTGGTATTCAGGAAGAGGCTCCGTCATTAGGTAAGCCAGTTTTAGTGATGCGGGATACCACTGAGAGGCCAGAAGCTGTCACAGCTGGTACCGTTAAACTAGTGGGGGCAGATAAAATTAAAATTATTACTAATGTAGTTTCTCTTTTAGATAATCCAGATGAATATCGTAAAATGAGTGTTGCGCATAACCCTTATGGGGATGGTAAGGCAAGTCAACGAATTGTAGAGGGAGTAGCTGTAAATGCAGAAAGCAGAGTTTAA